One window of Gammaproteobacteria bacterium genomic DNA carries:
- a CDS encoding FHA domain-containing protein encodes MTIAIEIGDSGLRVRGAEGVLLDSPGYALVDGDVSVGAAALAQARLHPGRVFDDFWGQLSLDSLPGSVRGAATYADLAYHHLRQVWSETGREEPVILVVPGSFGREQLSLLLGIARECAVPVSAMVDQAVVAAEQPVPGRQLFHLELLARRVVLTELNQGRQLSRGQVSEQEGCGLADFYAAWANAVGDTFVRNTRYDPMHSAESEQRLYDQLPGWLAAVSRAGQAELSLPSGGRDHTVTVSAQSLAAAAQEQFSRLSRHIAATGRPGEPLTLLLSDRIQFFPGLVAALGDNLSGCDVVEQATAQAAAGALRRADEICGSGESVAFVTSVSWHRDAVSLPLPQEERPAEVLPTHVLYRGRGIPIGSDTLTLGSQPTDSGRNVVLTGDLAGVSREHCRITRNDGVVVVEDCSEHGTFVNDRRIDGSVSVNYGDVLRLGGTEQLLQLITVDGA; translated from the coding sequence ATGACCATCGCGATTGAAATCGGAGATAGTGGTCTGCGCGTACGCGGTGCCGAAGGTGTGCTGCTGGACAGCCCCGGTTATGCACTGGTCGACGGCGATGTCAGCGTTGGCGCCGCGGCGCTCGCGCAGGCGCGACTGCATCCGGGACGTGTGTTTGACGATTTCTGGGGGCAGCTGAGTCTCGACAGCCTGCCCGGCTCGGTACGCGGTGCTGCAACCTATGCTGACCTCGCTTACCACCACCTGCGCCAGGTGTGGTCAGAGACGGGTCGCGAGGAACCGGTGATTCTGGTTGTCCCGGGCAGTTTCGGGCGCGAGCAACTGAGCCTGTTGCTCGGAATTGCGCGGGAGTGCGCCGTGCCGGTTAGCGCGATGGTCGACCAGGCAGTGGTGGCCGCCGAGCAGCCGGTGCCGGGCCGCCAGCTGTTTCACCTGGAGTTGCTGGCACGCCGGGTGGTGCTCACGGAACTGAACCAGGGCCGCCAGCTCAGCCGCGGTCAGGTCAGCGAGCAGGAGGGTTGCGGGCTGGCGGATTTTTATGCGGCCTGGGCCAACGCGGTTGGCGATACGTTTGTACGCAACACCCGCTATGACCCGATGCATTCAGCCGAGTCGGAGCAGCGCCTGTACGACCAGCTGCCCGGCTGGCTTGCTGCAGTTTCCCGTGCCGGCCAGGCAGAGTTGTCACTGCCCAGCGGCGGGCGCGATCATACGGTTACCGTTTCGGCGCAGTCGCTGGCAGCAGCGGCGCAAGAGCAGTTCAGCCGCCTGAGCCGGCACATTGCCGCAACCGGTCGCCCCGGTGAGCCGCTGACCTTGCTGCTGAGCGACCGTATCCAGTTTTTTCCCGGCCTGGTCGCCGCGCTCGGCGATAACCTGTCCGGCTGCGACGTTGTCGAACAGGCTACGGCGCAGGCGGCCGCAGGTGCGCTGCGGCGCGCCGACGAGATTTGCGGCAGCGGCGAGTCAGTGGCATTTGTTACCAGCGTCAGTTGGCATCGAGATGCAGTCAGCCTGCCACTGCCACAGGAAGAGCGGCCGGCAGAGGTCCTTCCGACTCACGTGCTTTATCGTGGCCGTGGTATCCCGATCGGCAGCGACACCCTCACGTTGGGTTCGCAGCCGACGGACAGCGGCAGGAATGTCGTGCTGACCGGCGACCTGGCAGGTGTTTCGCGTGAGCATTGCAGGATAACGCGTAACGACGGCGTCGTCGTGGTTGAGGATTGCAGTGAACACGGTACCTTCGTAAACGATCGCCGGATCGATGGCAGTGTCAGCGTCAACTATGGCGATGTGCTGCGTCTGGGCGGCACGGAACAACTGCTTCAGCTGATTACAGTCGATGGCGCGTAA
- a CDS encoding MotA/TolQ/ExbB proton channel family protein, with translation MAETAVFRRHNIPVEFLFQLFALVIAVIVVHGVYVSVVRPKAAEIMAEHRAQMAVDPGFVPERSIYVLIRDFEQETCFILMLWAMAIMGYKAAGQVAERRLLQRDLIPVSEGMSILPEDTRQFSRPVQALPDAERDHLLPRALLTALHRFRSTHNIQDVSTAVRAVCDGESDRLDSELSMVRYIAWAIPSIGFIGTVRGIGEALSQAHQAVEGNISGVTESLGVAFNSTFVALLLSIVLMFLMHQLQLLQERLVLDTQNYCDERLVQHLQVR, from the coding sequence ATGGCTGAAACTGCGGTTTTCAGGCGTCACAACATTCCGGTCGAGTTTCTGTTCCAGCTGTTCGCGCTGGTTATTGCGGTGATTGTCGTACACGGCGTCTACGTTTCGGTAGTGCGTCCCAAGGCAGCTGAAATTATGGCTGAGCATCGCGCGCAAATGGCCGTCGATCCCGGTTTTGTGCCAGAGCGGTCGATCTACGTGCTGATTCGCGATTTCGAGCAGGAGACCTGTTTCATCCTGATGCTGTGGGCAATGGCGATCATGGGTTACAAGGCAGCCGGGCAGGTTGCCGAGCGCCGCCTGCTGCAACGCGATCTGATTCCCGTAAGCGAGGGCATGAGCATCCTGCCCGAGGATACGCGGCAGTTTTCGCGCCCGGTTCAGGCATTGCCCGATGCGGAGCGCGATCACCTGTTGCCGCGGGCATTGCTCACTGCGCTGCACCGGTTTCGCTCGACTCATAACATCCAGGATGTTTCCACGGCGGTTCGTGCTGTGTGCGACGGCGAGTCGGACCGGCTCGATTCGGAGTTGTCGATGGTCAGGTATATCGCGTGGGCGATCCCGTCTATCGGCTTTATAGGTACGGTGCGTGGTATCGGCGAAGCCCTCAGCCAGGCACACCAGGCAGTGGAGGGCAATATTTCCGGCGTCACCGAGAGTCTTGGTGTGGCGTTCAATTCAACCTTTGTTGCTTTGCTTTTAAGCATCGTCCTGATGTTTCTGATGCACCAGTTGCAGTTGCTGCAGGAACGGCTGGTGCTCGACACGCAGAATTATTGCGACGAACGTCTCGTGCAGCATCTGCAGGTACGTTAG
- a CDS encoding PEGA domain-containing protein: MNLAVHVHDDSGERVYGDGELPLEVGGSTAAVRLGNNGELLAHIGVHDGAAFLVPAAAASINGKPITGSHWLRDGDTVVFPVGHMVFASRGNRIFIHARSGEAVDLPPAQTRPGGRDVVQPVAFKAASGTVLMHRRSHQVLYAALIATFALLAVSTWYMFTARSVSVVLEPVPETMALSGGLLRPRFGGRYLLRPGEYRVMAQLDGYVPLDERITVGQSSNQQFALELEKLPGLVSITAGDLAGAEIVVDGEVIGASPLSDAEIAAGLRRLVVRARNHLPQEQEIEIFGGHMRQSFDVPLQPNWAPVTLSSSPPGATVSVDGIELGQTPLTAEVEAGDRELSVDLQGFKEQLVPLTVIAGEPQTLANLELEAADGLLAVSTTPAGVSVTVNGQFRGRTPLELALQPGRRHRVSFARAGYEPASRQVELRPDQRRELSVQLQPILGSVRIVTSPADAEIYVDGQARGNAQVLSLTAAPHTIEVRKDGYAPYKETVTPRRGLEQRLTVVLKTIAEAAAANLAPAISTAAGELVLVRGGSLRMGSVRREQGRRSNEVRRDVELTREFYIGRTEVSNAAFRQFMPEHSSGFMGGVSLDGDDQPAVRVSWQLAARYCNWLSDRDGLPRAYIDRDGRLVAVRPMTTGYRLPSEAEWAWVARFAGGAQPRRYVWGEQLPPPEGAGNFADNAAGSLIAQKLEGYDDGYTVTAPVGTFSRNTLGISELAGNVSEWTHDYYEQGTVDPFLSLVDPLGPQFGDQHVIRGASWMKGNISELRSAWRDRGAQGRPDLGFRIARYAR; encoded by the coding sequence TTGAACCTCGCGGTACATGTGCATGACGATAGCGGCGAGCGCGTCTATGGTGACGGCGAGCTGCCACTGGAGGTAGGTGGCAGCACTGCGGCAGTCCGGCTCGGTAACAATGGTGAGCTGCTGGCTCATATCGGAGTGCATGACGGCGCCGCGTTTCTGGTTCCTGCGGCTGCGGCAAGCATCAATGGCAAACCGATCACGGGGTCACACTGGCTGCGCGATGGCGACACCGTCGTTTTTCCGGTCGGCCACATGGTTTTTGCCAGCCGCGGCAACAGGATTTTCATTCATGCGAGGTCGGGTGAAGCCGTCGACCTGCCACCGGCTCAAACCCGGCCGGGTGGTCGCGATGTAGTCCAGCCGGTCGCTTTCAAGGCAGCCAGCGGAACGGTACTCATGCACCGGCGCAGTCACCAGGTGCTTTATGCTGCGCTGATCGCAACATTTGCGCTGCTTGCTGTTTCAACCTGGTACATGTTTACCGCGCGCTCGGTAAGCGTTGTGCTGGAGCCGGTGCCCGAGACAATGGCGCTGTCGGGCGGGCTGCTGCGACCCCGCTTCGGTGGCCGCTACCTGCTGCGACCCGGTGAGTACCGGGTTATGGCTCAACTTGACGGTTATGTGCCGCTGGACGAGCGCATAACTGTCGGCCAGTCATCAAACCAGCAGTTTGCGCTGGAACTGGAAAAACTGCCGGGGCTGGTGTCAATAACAGCTGGCGATCTTGCCGGTGCCGAAATCGTTGTCGACGGCGAGGTGATAGGAGCGTCGCCGCTGAGCGACGCGGAAATTGCCGCCGGCCTGCGGCGCCTGGTCGTGCGGGCCAGGAATCACTTGCCGCAGGAACAGGAAATCGAAATTTTCGGTGGCCACATGCGGCAGTCCTTCGATGTGCCCTTGCAGCCCAACTGGGCGCCGGTGACGCTGTCCAGCAGTCCACCGGGCGCCACGGTGTCGGTCGATGGTATCGAGCTCGGACAGACCCCTCTGACCGCCGAGGTCGAGGCTGGTGATCGCGAGTTGAGCGTGGATTTGCAAGGCTTCAAGGAACAGCTGGTTCCGCTGACCGTAATAGCCGGGGAGCCGCAGACCCTGGCAAATCTCGAGCTGGAAGCTGCGGACGGTTTGCTCGCCGTCAGCACCACGCCGGCCGGCGTCAGCGTGACGGTCAACGGGCAGTTCAGGGGACGCACCCCGCTCGAGCTCGCACTGCAGCCGGGGCGCCGGCATCGCGTGTCATTTGCCAGGGCCGGTTATGAGCCGGCCAGCCGCCAGGTGGAGCTGCGTCCCGATCAGCGCCGTGAATTGTCCGTGCAGTTGCAGCCGATCCTGGGCAGCGTGCGTATCGTGACCAGCCCGGCCGACGCGGAGATATATGTCGACGGACAGGCGCGCGGTAATGCACAGGTGCTGTCGCTGACGGCAGCGCCACACACTATTGAGGTGCGCAAGGATGGTTACGCACCTTACAAAGAGACGGTCACGCCACGGCGCGGCCTGGAGCAGAGACTGACCGTTGTGCTCAAGACAATTGCTGAAGCAGCAGCGGCCAATCTGGCGCCTGCCATCAGCACGGCTGCCGGTGAGCTGGTCCTGGTGCGTGGCGGTTCGCTGCGTATGGGGTCGGTGCGGCGTGAACAGGGCAGGCGCAGCAACGAGGTACGCCGCGATGTCGAACTGACCCGCGAGTTTTATATCGGCCGAACCGAAGTGAGTAATGCTGCTTTTCGCCAGTTCATGCCTGAGCACAGCTCCGGTTTCATGGGCGGCGTTTCACTGGATGGAGACGACCAGCCGGCCGTGCGCGTCAGCTGGCAGCTTGCGGCACGCTACTGCAACTGGCTGAGTGATCGTGATGGCCTGCCACGCGCCTACATTGATCGTGACGGCCGGCTGGTAGCGGTACGTCCGATGACGACAGGGTACCGGCTGCCCAGCGAGGCGGAATGGGCGTGGGTGGCACGGTTCGCCGGCGGCGCACAGCCGCGCAGGTATGTCTGGGGCGAGCAACTGCCACCACCGGAGGGCGCGGGCAATTTTGCTGACAATGCTGCTGGAAGCCTGATTGCACAGAAACTCGAGGGTTACGATGATGGTTATACCGTCACCGCGCCGGTGGGCACGTTTTCCCGCAACACGCTGGGTATCAGCGAACTGGCCGGCAACGTATCTGAATGGACCCACGATTATTACGAGCAGGGTACGGTGGATCCGTTCCTGTCACTGGTCGACCCGCTGGGTCCCCAGTTCGGCGACCAGCACGTGATACGCGGCGCCAGCTGGATGAAGGGGAATATCAGCGAGTTGCGCAGCGCCTGGCGCGATCGTGGCGCCCAGGGGCGGCCCGATCTGGGGTTTCGCATTGCGCGCTACGCGCGATGA
- a CDS encoding TonB family protein — protein sequence MRISGKIILSAAALCLGGMTVAAEEDEMAPAAADAQEVVNTAAELQAVTDAVDNLAAQSRLAEALPLAQRAVDLAEQQYGASLALIDPMNQLINLQVELGELADAEHNLSELIKLVEEQDNIFSFDLIEPLALLAEIYSRTGRREEAITILRRARHITHRRLGILNVEQIELAEDLAENYFELGRISEANRENRFAFRVNEREFGSDSAELVPALNSLARWYEQVGEHSVARRLYRRTIELIEQDYGENDLRLVEQLQRIAQTFRGQNLYKGEGKDALTRAVEIHEQNPQTDVIEKARTLAELGDWMMVTSQRKQAMRVYRQAWNLLTGDGANPEKGDIIFGKPKRLKYTPPIPEASLVFGRSEVYVDVEFLVTSNGMVTDLSIADASAHWRTQNNVRLAMRHARFRPKFKNGEPTDATMRYRWTYRVPKNQRSTPPAETPK from the coding sequence GTGAGGATATCGGGAAAAATAATTTTAAGCGCTGCTGCCCTTTGCCTGGGCGGCATGACGGTGGCTGCCGAAGAGGATGAAATGGCTCCGGCTGCGGCCGATGCTCAGGAAGTTGTTAATACCGCTGCAGAGCTGCAGGCGGTGACAGATGCGGTCGATAATCTCGCAGCGCAATCACGGCTTGCAGAGGCATTGCCGCTGGCGCAGCGTGCTGTGGATTTGGCAGAACAGCAGTATGGCGCCAGCCTCGCGCTGATCGATCCGATGAACCAGCTGATAAACCTGCAGGTTGAGCTCGGTGAGCTTGCAGATGCAGAGCACAACCTGTCAGAACTTATAAAACTGGTCGAAGAACAGGACAACATCTTCTCTTTCGACCTGATTGAGCCACTGGCATTGCTGGCCGAGATTTATAGCCGGACCGGCCGTCGCGAGGAAGCTATTACCATACTGCGTCGTGCCCGCCACATTACCCATCGCCGGCTCGGTATCCTGAACGTTGAGCAAATCGAGCTGGCCGAAGACCTGGCCGAAAACTACTTCGAGTTGGGTCGTATCAGTGAAGCAAATCGTGAGAACCGTTTTGCCTTTCGCGTCAACGAGCGCGAGTTTGGCTCTGATTCAGCCGAGCTGGTGCCGGCGCTGAACAGCCTTGCCCGGTGGTATGAGCAGGTGGGTGAGCACAGCGTCGCCCGGCGTCTTTATCGGCGTACCATCGAGTTGATCGAGCAGGATTATGGCGAGAACGACTTGCGGCTGGTCGAACAGCTGCAAAGAATCGCCCAGACTTTCCGTGGGCAGAATCTTTACAAGGGCGAAGGGAAGGACGCCCTGACTCGGGCAGTGGAAATTCATGAGCAAAACCCGCAGACCGACGTGATCGAAAAAGCACGGACGCTTGCCGAGCTGGGCGATTGGATGATGGTTACATCACAGCGCAAGCAGGCGATGAGGGTTTATCGCCAGGCATGGAACCTGCTGACCGGTGATGGCGCCAACCCCGAGAAAGGCGATATCATTTTCGGCAAACCCAAGCGACTGAAATACACACCGCCAATCCCTGAGGCCAGCCTTGTATTTGGCCGGTCCGAGGTCTATGTCGACGTGGAATTCCTGGTTACCAGTAACGGAATGGTCACAGATTTGTCGATTGCCGATGCCTCGGCGCACTGGCGAACCCAGAACAATGTGCGCCTGGCGATGCGCCACGCGCGTTTCCGGCCAAAGTTCAAGAATGGCGAACCGACAGACGCCACGATGCGCTATCGCTGGACCTACCGCGTACCGAAAAATCAGCGATCGACGCCGCCAGCAGAAACGCCCAAGTAG